The following proteins are encoded in a genomic region of Dasypus novemcinctus isolate mDasNov1 chromosome 3, mDasNov1.1.hap2, whole genome shotgun sequence:
- the LOC131277051 gene encoding uncharacterized protein, translating to MFSCCCLPTSQGLCRRKTQSESLIRRCRRWLNSQQGRVRPFGRRKSKSSSSSEQDDCVIDTTSLSRVPVHTATNRSQKRREDENDTAEEIIDPGLVQSFRTSQNMEQHLLSGHLGREDLGASNVLGNRKVVLPTRQTLMKMIPRVDHASGDTSQPQDVLTSKDRLDPTHGTIRGFTLQRRSHLAQYRSHFRQPRESTLEGSTLHLARALRAFESDHYGLKEDIIWKQIVITAPCTEDNLGPDHLGEEFPFSSGLGMHDHTVRPTQLVLHRLLTGAFDHPCQNFRGHPRGNFLHLQDALMLQGPMSYVHVQMTSVTLKWQSCPAHAPLGGHECSEPEPEPGGSALYLARALRALEGNPDGAEEDILWKQIVITAPCTEDNLGPDHLGEEFPFSSGLGMHDHTVRPTQLVLHRLLTGAFDHPCQNFGGHPRGNFLHLQDALMLQGPMSYVHVQMTSVTLKWQSCPAHAPLGGHECSEPEPEPGGSALYLARALRALEGNPDGAEEDILWKQIVITAPCTEDNLGPDHLGEEFPFSSGLGMHDHTVRPTQLVLHRLLTGAFDHPCQNFRGHPRGNFLHLQDALMLQGPMSYVHVQMTSVTLKWQSCPAHAPLGGHECSEPEPEPGGSALYLARALRALEGNPDGAEEDILWKQIVITAPCTEDNLGPDHLGEEFPFSSGLGMHDHTVRPTQLVLHRLLTGAFDHPCQNFGGHPRGNFLHLQDALMLQGPMSYVHVQMTSVTLKWQSCPAHAPLGGHECSEPEPEPGGSALYLARALRALEGNPDGAEEDILWKQIVITAPCTEDNLGPDHLGEEFPFSSGLGMHDHTVRPTQLVLHRLLTGAFDHPCQNFRGHPRGNFLHLQDALMLQGPMSYVHVQMTSVTLKWQSCPAHAPLGGHECSEPEPEPGGSALYLARALRALEGNPDGAEEDILWKQIVITAPCTEDNLGPDHLGEEFPFSSGLGMHDHTVRPTQLVLHRLLTGAFDHPCQNFGGHPRGNFLHLQDALMLQGPMSYVHVQMTSVTLKWQSCPAHAPLGGHECSEPEPEPGGSALYLARALRALEGNPDGAEEDILWKQIVITAPCTEDNLGPNHLGEEFPFSSGLGMHDHTVRPTQLVLHRLLTGVFNPLCQNFMDHPRGNFPQCLDPLMLQGLNTFMAPAPATAPAQDGLEPFPFLDVRLGLEFEEASWCIHGTPTLSFHFVSVSEMLACIPLWPEVELDTAPFPAPTSQSPGEPSKEQEKSLPEDQGLAVCLYLGPAQEKEPSFPPPEQVILFFVITFSLMFFIFHCHIYFFFLGMY from the exons ATGTTCTCTTGTTGCTGCCTGCCTACTTCGCAAGGCCTTTGCCGCAGGAAAACCCAAAGTGAGAGCCTGATACGACGTTGTAGGCGTTGGCTCAACTCTCAACAGGGAAGAGTCCGTCCATTTGGCAGAAGGAAATCCAAG AGCTCATCCAGCTCAGAGCAGGATGACTGTGTCATCGACACCACTTCGCTGAGCAGGGTGCCCGTGCACACGGCCAccaacagaagccagaagagaagagag GATGAAAATGACACGGCTGAGGAAATAATAGATCCCGGCTTGGTGCAGAGCTTTAGAACCAGCCAGAACATGGAGCAACACCTGCTGTCTGGCCACTTGGGCAGGGAGGACCTGGGCGCATCCAACGTCCTGGGGAACAGGAAAGTGGTCCTCCCCACCAGGCAAACCCTGATGAAAATgatccccag GGTGGACCATGCCAGTGGGGACACTTCTCAGCCACAGGACGTTCTTACATCCAAGGACCGGCTGGACCCTACACATGGGACTATAAGGGGCTTCACACTTCAACGGAGGTCCCATCTTGCACAGTATAGATCTCACTTTCGTCAACCAAGAGAGTCCACCTTAGAAG GGTCCACCCTCCATCTAGCCAGAGCTCTTAGAGCCTTTGAGAGCGATCATTATGGGCTCAAGGAAGACATCATCTGGAAGCAGATTGTCATCACAGCCCCCTGCACAGAGGACAACCTCGGGCCCGACCACCTGGGCGAGGAGTTCCCATTCTCCTCTGGGCTTGGAATGCACGACCATACCGTGAGGCCCACACAACTCGTCCTGCACAGGCTCCTCACCGG TGCCTTCGACCATCCGTGCCAGAACTTCAGGGGCCATCCTCGTGGGAACTTTCTCCATCTCCAGGATGCACTGATGCTCCAGGGACCCATGTCGTACGTGCATGTGCAGATGACTTCTGTGACACTGAAATGGCAGTCATGTCCTGCCCATGCCCCACTTGGGGGCCATGAATGCAGCGAGCCCGAGCCTGAGCCCGGAG GGTCTGCCCTTTACCTGGCCAGAGCTCTGCGAGCCTTGGAGGGCAATCCTGATGGAGCTGAGGAGGACATCCTCTGGAAGCAGATTGTCATCACTGCCCCCTGCACAGAGGACAACCTCGGGCCCGACCACCTGGGCGAGGAGTTCCCATTCTCCTCTGGGCTTGGAATGCACGACCATACCGTGAGGCCCACACAACTCGTCCTGCACAGGCTCCTCACCGG TGCCTTCGACCATCCGTGCCAGAACTTCGGGGGCCATCCTCGTGGGAACTTTCTCCATCTCCAGGATGCACTGATGCTCCAGGGACCCATGTCGTACGTGCATGTGCAGATGACTTCTGTGACACTGAAATGGCAGTCATGTCCTGCCCATGCCCCACTTGGGGGCCATGAATGCAGCGAGCCCGAGCCTGAGCCCGGAG GGTCTGCCCTTTACCTGGCCAGAGCTCTGCGAGCCTTGGAGGGCAATCCTGATGGAGCTGAGGAGGACATCCTCTGGAAGCAGATTGTCATCACTGCCCCCTGCACAGAGGACAACCTCGGGCCCGACCACCTGGGCGAGGAGTTCCCATTCTCCTCTGGGCTTGGAATGCACGACCATACCGTGAGGCCCACACAACTCGTCCTGCACAGGCTCCTCACCGG TGCCTTCGACCATCCGTGCCAGAACTTCAGGGGCCATCCTCGTGGGAACTTTCTCCATCTCCAGGATGCACTGATGCTCCAGGGACCCATGTCGTACGTGCATGTGCAGATGACTTCTGTGACACTGAAATGGCAGTCATGTCCTGCCCATGCCCCACTTGGGGGCCATGAATGCAGCGAGCCCGAGCCTGAGCCCGGAG GGTCTGCCCTTTACCTGGCCAGAGCTCTGCGAGCCTTGGAGGGCAATCCTGATGGAGCTGAGGAGGACATCCTCTGGAAGCAGATTGTCATCACTGCCCCCTGCACAGAGGACAACCTCGGGCCCGACCACCTGGGCGAGGAGTTCCCATTCTCCTCTGGGCTTGGAATGCACGACCATACCGTGAGGCCCACACAACTCGTCCTGCACAGGCTCCTCACCGG TGCCTTCGACCATCCGTGCCAGAACTTCGGGGGCCATCCTCGTGGGAACTTTCTCCATCTCCAGGATGCACTGATGCTCCAGGGACCCATGTCGTACGTGCATGTGCAGATGACTTCTGTGACACTGAAATGGCAGTCATGTCCTGCCCATGCCCCACTTGGGGGCCATGAATGCAGCGAGCCCGAGCCTGAGCCCGGAG GGTCTGCCCTTTACCTGGCCAGAGCTCTGCGAGCCTTGGAGGGCAATCCTGATGGAGCTGAGGAGGACATCCTCTGGAAGCAGATTGTCATCACTGCCCCCTGCACAGAGGACAACCTCGGGCCCGACCACCTGGGCGAGGAGTTCCCATTCTCCTCTGGGCTTGGAATGCACGACCATACCGTGAGGCCCACACAACTCGTCCTGCACAGGCTCCTCACCGG TGCCTTCGACCATCCGTGCCAGAACTTCAGGGGCCATCCTCGTGGGAACTTTCTCCATCTCCAGGATGCACTGATGCTCCAGGGACCCATGTCGTACGTGCATGTGCAGATGACTTCTGTGACACTGAAATGGCAGTCATGTCCTGCCCATGCCCCACTTGGGGGCCATGAATGCAGCGAGCCCGAGCCTGAGCCCGGAG GGTCTGCCCTTTACCTGGCCAGAGCTCTGCGAGCCTTGGAGGGCAATCCTGATGGAGCTGAGGAGGACATCCTCTGGAAGCAGATTGTCATCACTGCCCCCTGCACAGAGGACAACCTCGGGCCCGACCACCTGGGCGAGGAGTTCCCATTCTCCTCTGGGCTTGGAATGCACGACCATACCGTGAGGCCCACACAACTCGTCCTGCACAGGCTCCTCACCGG TGCCTTCGACCATCCGTGCCAGAACTTCGGGGGCCATCCTCGTGGGAACTTTCTCCATCTCCAGGATGCACTGATGCTCCAGGGACCCATGTCGTACGTGCATGTGCAGATGACTTCTGTGACACTGAAATGGCAGTCATGTCCTGCCCATGCCCCACTTGGGGGCCATGAATGCAGCGAGCCCGAGCCTGAGCCCGGAG GGTCTGCCCTTTACCTGGCCAGAGCTCTGCGAGCCTTGGAGGGCAATCCTGATGGAGCTGAGGAGGACATCCTCTGGAAGCAGATTGTCATCACTGCCCCCTGCACAGAGGACAACCTCGGGCCCAACCACCTGGGCGAGGAGTTCCCATTCTCCTCTGGGCTTGGAATGCACGACCATACCGTGAGGCCCACACAACTCGTCCTGCACAGGCTCCTCACCGG TGTCTTCAACCCTCTATGCCAGAACTTCATGGACCATCCTCGTGGGAACTTTCCCCAGTGCCTGGACCCATTGATGCTCCAGGGTCTGAACACTTTCATGG CTCCAGCTCCTGCTACAGCACCAGCACAGGATGGTCTGGAGCCGTTTCCATTTTTGGATGTTAGACTAGGTTTGGAGTTTGAAGAAGCATCATGGTGCATTCATGGAACTCCAACCCTGAGTTTTCACTTCGTATCTGTATCTGAGATGTTGGCATGTATACCACTATGGCCAGAGGTTGAGCTGGATACAGCACCATTCCCGGCTCCCACATCACAGTCCCCAGGAGAGCCCTCTAAAGAGCAGGAAAAATCCCTGCCAGAAGACCAGGGCTTAGCCGTATGTCTCTATCTTGGGCCTGCTCAAGAAAAAGAGCCATCTTTTCCCCCTCCTGAGCAGGTCATTTTATTCTTCGTTATCACATTTTCccttatgttctttatttttcattgtcatatttactttttctttttaggtatgtattaa